One Microbacterium keratanolyticum DNA window includes the following coding sequences:
- the secG gene encoding preprotein translocase subunit SecG has translation MQILQFVLQVLLGITSVLLTLLILLHKGRGGGLSDMFGGGMSSAAGSSGLAERNLNRFTIILALVWFIAIVALGLITKFEVI, from the coding sequence GTGCAGATTCTTCAGTTTGTCCTGCAGGTGCTGCTGGGCATCACCAGCGTTCTGCTGACCCTTTTGATCCTTCTTCACAAGGGTCGCGGTGGCGGTCTCTCCGACATGTTCGGTGGTGGCATGTCCTCGGCAGCCGGCTCGTCCGGTCTCGCTGAGCGCAACCTCAACCGCTTCACGATCATCCTCGCCCTCGTCTGGTTCATCGCCATCGTCGCACTGGGCCTGATCACGAAGTTCGAGGTCATCTGA
- a CDS encoding tetratricopeptide repeat protein, translating into MSWHERVDAVWADEALDDMARVRAIDALAAERAPGDAQALFEQAGARDSAGLEEDAEPLYRAALRGGLEEGLRSQAVIQLASTLRNLGRLEESLTLLAEERRRGGELQDAASAFYALALVSAGRAQEAASVALAALAPHLPRYTRSVTAYAAELASDATD; encoded by the coding sequence ATGAGCTGGCACGAGCGGGTGGATGCCGTCTGGGCGGACGAGGCGCTGGACGATATGGCGCGTGTGCGCGCGATCGATGCGCTGGCTGCGGAGCGGGCGCCCGGGGATGCGCAGGCCCTGTTCGAGCAGGCCGGCGCGCGCGACTCGGCGGGTCTGGAGGAGGACGCAGAGCCGCTCTATCGCGCCGCCCTGCGCGGTGGGCTCGAGGAAGGTCTCCGTTCGCAAGCCGTGATCCAGCTCGCGAGCACGCTGCGCAACCTCGGACGCCTTGAAGAGAGTCTGACTCTCTTGGCCGAGGAGCGCCGTCGCGGCGGGGAGCTGCAGGATGCCGCATCCGCCTTCTATGCGCTCGCGCTCGTCTCCGCCGGGCGGGCACAAGAGGCGGCGAGCGTCGCACTCGCTGCGCTCGCGCCCCACCTGCCTCGGTACACGCGCTCAGTCACCGCCTACGCGGCTGAGCTCGCGTCTGACGCCACAGACTGA
- the deoC gene encoding deoxyribose-phosphate aldolase, which produces MLGGEPDNATLRRFLHGLPGVDAVGLEQRSAALGTRSIKTTSKAWALDTIVRLIDLTTLEGADTPGKVRSLVAKAMNPDAADPTTPLVAAVCVYGDMVPYAVEALGARHGDPDHGGVSVAAVATAFPSGRSSMAIKLADTREAVAAGADEIDMVIDRGAFLSGNYALVFEQIVRVKEACRREDGSYASLKVILETGELNTYDNIKRASWLAILAGGDFIKTSTGKVAPAATLPVTLLMLEVVRDWYRLTGEKIGVKPAGGIRTSKDAIKYLVLVAETVGEDWLQPHLFRFGASSLLNDVLLQRQKLRTGHYSGPDYVTID; this is translated from the coding sequence ATGTTGGGTGGTGAACCCGACAACGCGACACTCCGGCGCTTCCTGCATGGGCTGCCTGGCGTCGATGCCGTGGGGCTCGAGCAGCGCTCTGCGGCGCTCGGCACCCGTTCGATCAAGACGACGTCCAAGGCGTGGGCGCTCGACACGATCGTCCGGCTCATCGACCTGACGACGCTGGAGGGTGCGGATACACCGGGGAAGGTGCGATCGCTCGTCGCGAAGGCGATGAACCCGGATGCCGCGGATCCGACGACCCCGTTGGTCGCCGCTGTCTGCGTCTACGGCGACATGGTGCCCTACGCGGTCGAGGCGCTCGGCGCACGGCACGGCGACCCGGATCACGGTGGCGTCTCCGTCGCCGCCGTGGCGACGGCGTTCCCGAGCGGTCGCTCATCGATGGCCATCAAGCTCGCGGACACCCGTGAGGCCGTCGCTGCCGGCGCGGATGAGATCGACATGGTCATCGACCGCGGCGCGTTCCTCTCGGGGAACTACGCACTCGTCTTCGAGCAGATCGTGCGTGTCAAAGAAGCATGCCGCCGTGAGGACGGCAGCTACGCCTCGCTCAAGGTGATCCTGGAGACGGGGGAACTGAACACCTACGACAACATCAAGCGGGCGTCATGGCTCGCCATCCTGGCGGGCGGCGACTTCATCAAGACGTCCACCGGCAAGGTCGCCCCTGCGGCCACTCTGCCCGTGACGCTGCTCATGCTGGAGGTCGTGCGCGACTGGTACCGCCTGACCGGCGAGAAGATCGGTGTGAAGCCCGCCGGTGGCATCCGCACGTCCAAGGACGCGATCAAGTATCTCGTTCTCGTTGCCGAGACCGTGGGGGAGGACTGGCTGCAGCCGCACCTCTTCCGCTTCGGCGCTTCCAGTCTTCTGAATGACGTTCTCCTGCAGCGCCAGAAGCTTCGTACCGGCCACTACTCCGGCCCCGACTACGTGACCATCGACTAG
- the tpiA gene encoding triose-phosphate isomerase: MGVTARTPLIAGNWKMNLDHLQAVAFVQKLHWTLKDAKHEDGTVEVAVFPPFTDLRSVQTLIDADKIPFALGAQDLSAHDSGAYTGEISGAFLAKLDAKYVIIGHSERREYHAEGDDVVAAKVKAALKHGLVPVICVGETAEDLEKFGASAVPAGQLKAALEGVPASAEIVVAYEPVWAIGSGQAATPAQAQEVCAALRSVLSTVLDADAAARTRVLYGGSVKASNIASFMREPDVDGALVGGASLLADEFSSIIRFQKHVGV; encoded by the coding sequence ATGGGCGTAACCGCTCGTACCCCGCTGATTGCGGGCAACTGGAAGATGAACCTGGACCACCTGCAGGCGGTCGCGTTCGTGCAGAAGCTGCACTGGACGCTCAAGGATGCCAAGCACGAAGACGGCACCGTCGAGGTTGCGGTCTTCCCGCCGTTCACCGACCTGCGCAGCGTGCAGACGCTCATCGACGCCGACAAGATCCCGTTCGCACTCGGTGCGCAGGACCTGTCTGCTCACGACTCGGGTGCCTACACGGGCGAGATCTCGGGTGCGTTCCTTGCCAAGCTCGACGCAAAGTACGTCATCATCGGCCACTCCGAGCGTCGCGAATACCACGCCGAGGGCGACGATGTCGTTGCGGCGAAGGTCAAGGCCGCGCTCAAGCACGGACTCGTGCCGGTGATCTGCGTCGGCGAGACGGCAGAGGATCTCGAGAAGTTCGGTGCGAGCGCGGTTCCGGCCGGTCAGCTCAAGGCCGCTCTCGAGGGTGTTCCGGCGTCTGCGGAGATCGTCGTCGCCTACGAGCCGGTCTGGGCCATCGGCTCCGGCCAGGCGGCAACGCCGGCGCAGGCACAGGAAGTGTGTGCTGCACTGCGCAGCGTTCTTTCCACAGTTCTCGATGCGGATGCCGCAGCACGCACCCGCGTGCTCTACGGTGGCTCGGTGAAGGCTTCGAACATCGCGTCCTTCATGCGGGAGCCCGACGTCGACGGTGCGCTCGTCGGAGGCGCAAGCCTGCTGGCCGATGAGTTCAGCTCGATCATTCGGTTCCAGAAGCACGTCGGTGTGTGA
- the tig gene encoding trigger factor, translating into MANSTVETLTPTRVKLNITVTPEDLKPGIAHAYEHIAQDVQIPGFRKGKVPAPIIDQRVGRGAVIEHAVNEGLDRFFQEAVAEHKIRIVGRPSADITQWPNEKDFSGDLLVEIEVDVRPEITLPSYDDITLTVDAVETDEAAIEEELNNLRARFGTLIPVDRPAAKGDFVELDLVATIDGAEIDRAEGVSYEVGSGELLEGIDDAIESLTAGEDTTFRSKLVGGDHAGSEAEVSVTVKAVKERELPEADDDFAQIASEFDTIAELRESLSERVSQQGVFAQGSAARDQLIEALLAKVEIPVPPKLIEDEVHNHLDGEGRLEDDEHRAEVTEASEKQFRTQVLFDAIAEDANVQVSQDELTQYLIQSAAQYGMAPQEFVEALQSAGQLPVLVGEVARNKAIAIALGKVKVVDSNGKAVDLSGFIAVDEDETEDAAAEEKPAKKAPAKKAPAKKAAADDAEAKPAKKPAAKKAPAKKADAAE; encoded by the coding sequence ATGGCGAACAGCACCGTTGAGACGCTGACCCCGACTCGGGTCAAGCTGAACATCACGGTCACCCCGGAAGACCTCAAGCCCGGCATTGCGCACGCTTACGAGCACATCGCTCAGGACGTGCAGATCCCCGGCTTCCGCAAGGGCAAGGTTCCGGCGCCGATCATCGACCAGCGCGTCGGCCGCGGTGCGGTCATCGAGCACGCCGTCAACGAGGGTCTGGACCGCTTCTTCCAGGAGGCCGTCGCGGAGCACAAGATCCGCATCGTCGGTCGCCCGTCGGCAGACATCACCCAGTGGCCGAACGAGAAGGACTTCTCCGGCGACCTGCTCGTCGAGATCGAGGTTGACGTCCGTCCCGAGATCACGCTGCCCAGCTACGACGACATCACGCTCACGGTCGACGCCGTCGAGACGGATGAGGCCGCGATCGAGGAGGAGCTCAACAACCTCCGTGCGCGCTTCGGCACCCTGATTCCGGTCGACCGTCCCGCAGCCAAGGGCGACTTCGTCGAGCTCGACCTCGTCGCGACGATCGATGGCGCTGAGATCGACCGCGCCGAGGGCGTGTCCTACGAGGTCGGCTCGGGCGAGCTGCTCGAGGGCATCGACGACGCAATCGAGTCGCTGACGGCTGGCGAAGACACCACGTTCCGTTCGAAGCTCGTGGGCGGCGACCACGCCGGCTCCGAGGCGGAGGTCTCCGTGACGGTCAAGGCTGTCAAGGAGCGCGAGCTTCCCGAGGCTGACGACGACTTCGCCCAGATCGCGAGCGAGTTCGACACGATCGCCGAGCTCCGCGAGAGCCTGAGCGAGCGTGTCTCGCAGCAGGGCGTGTTCGCGCAGGGCTCTGCCGCGCGCGACCAGCTCATCGAGGCGCTCCTCGCCAAGGTCGAGATCCCTGTCCCGCCGAAGCTGATCGAAGACGAGGTGCACAACCACCTCGACGGTGAGGGTCGCCTTGAGGACGACGAGCACCGCGCCGAGGTCACCGAGGCGAGCGAGAAGCAGTTCCGCACGCAGGTGCTGTTCGACGCGATCGCCGAGGACGCGAACGTCCAGGTGTCGCAGGACGAGCTGACGCAGTACCTGATCCAGTCGGCTGCGCAGTACGGAATGGCTCCGCAGGAGTTCGTCGAGGCGCTGCAGTCTGCAGGTCAGCTTCCTGTTCTCGTCGGCGAGGTTGCGCGCAACAAGGCCATCGCGATTGCGCTCGGCAAGGTGAAGGTCGTGGACTCGAACGGCAAGGCTGTCGACCTCAGCGGTTTCATCGCCGTCGACGAGGACGAGACCGAAGACGCTGCTGCGGAGGAGAAGCCCGCGAAGAAGGCCCCTGCGAAGAAGGCTCCGGCGAAGAAGGCTGCCGCGGACGACGCAGAAGCCAAGCCCGCCAAGAAGCCGGCTGCAAAGAAGGCTCCGGCCAAGAAGGCTGACGCCGCCGAGTAA
- a CDS encoding phosphoglycerate kinase: protein MSLRTLESLGSLDGKRVIVRCDLNVPLRDGVITDDGRVRASLPTLNALINQGARVIICSHLGRPDGAPDPQYSLEPVAQRLSELLGKPVAFARDTVGESAQEAVASLEDGDVVVIENLRFNAGETSKDAQARAEFATQLASLGDALVSDGFGVVHRKQASVYELAQQVPSAAGLLIATELDVLDRLTENPERPYTVVLGGSKVSDKLGVISHLLPRVDRILVGGGMLFTFLAAEGHAVASSLLEKDQLDTVRGYLAEAAERGVEIVLPTDVVVAASFAADAAHETVAADAIESTAFGASGIGLDIGPETAARFAEAIRGSRTVFWNGPMGVFEFPAFAAGTKAVAQALTEVDGLGVVGGGDSAAAVRQLGFSDDQFGHISTGGGASLEFLEGKKLPGLEVLGWA, encoded by the coding sequence ATGAGTCTGCGCACCCTCGAATCTCTGGGTTCGCTCGATGGCAAGCGCGTCATCGTTCGTTGTGACCTGAACGTTCCCCTGCGGGACGGCGTCATCACGGACGATGGCCGCGTGCGCGCATCGCTGCCGACCCTCAACGCCCTGATCAACCAGGGCGCCCGCGTCATCATCTGCTCGCACCTCGGACGGCCGGATGGCGCGCCTGACCCGCAGTACAGCCTCGAGCCGGTCGCTCAGCGACTCTCGGAGCTGCTCGGCAAGCCGGTCGCGTTCGCTCGCGACACGGTGGGCGAGTCCGCACAGGAGGCCGTGGCCTCGCTCGAAGACGGCGATGTCGTCGTGATCGAGAACCTGCGGTTCAACGCGGGGGAGACCTCGAAGGATGCGCAGGCTCGTGCGGAGTTCGCGACGCAGCTCGCATCGCTCGGCGATGCGCTGGTGTCCGATGGCTTCGGTGTCGTTCACCGCAAGCAGGCCAGTGTCTACGAGCTCGCGCAGCAGGTGCCGTCCGCTGCGGGACTGCTGATCGCGACCGAACTCGACGTGCTGGATCGTCTGACCGAGAACCCCGAACGCCCCTACACGGTCGTCCTCGGTGGTTCCAAGGTCAGCGACAAGCTCGGTGTGATCTCGCACCTGCTCCCGCGCGTCGACCGCATCCTCGTGGGCGGCGGCATGCTGTTCACGTTCCTCGCGGCCGAAGGTCACGCTGTGGCATCGAGCCTGCTCGAAAAGGATCAGCTCGACACGGTTCGCGGCTACCTGGCTGAGGCGGCGGAGCGCGGTGTCGAGATCGTCCTGCCGACGGATGTCGTCGTCGCGGCGTCGTTCGCTGCGGATGCTGCGCACGAGACCGTCGCAGCTGACGCGATCGAGAGCACGGCATTCGGCGCATCCGGTATCGGCCTCGACATCGGCCCGGAGACGGCTGCCCGCTTCGCGGAGGCGATCCGCGGATCGCGCACCGTCTTCTGGAACGGCCCGATGGGCGTGTTCGAGTTCCCGGCGTTCGCCGCCGGAACCAAAGCCGTCGCACAGGCGCTGACCGAGGTCGACGGCCTCGGCGTCGTCGGCGGTGGCGACTCTGCTGCGGCCGTGCGTCAGCTCGGTTTCAGCGATGACCAGTTCGGTCACATCTCGACGGGCGGAGGCGCAAGCCTTGAGTTCCTCGAGGGCAAGAAACTCCCCGGCCTGGAGGTGCTCGGATGGGCGTAA
- a CDS encoding sugar-binding transcriptional regulator produces MTITLDDELLAVRVAELYYDDNKTQDEIGGLLRISRWKVGRLLAQAREAGIVRIEIVHPRARRLGVERELRQRFGLADAVVVPSSGEGEDSLERVAQAAADLLAALRPVPRTLAVSWGRTLTATAERLPERWAHGVTVVQMNGGVSVNRRPGGAASLAATIAQRGNGQVALLPSPAILERLETKQAIESDRTVAGVLEQAASADAFLFTAGACDRHSAHVENGYLSVDDILELAQRGAVGDVLGRYIDADGHIVAPELDARTVGLGLDRLRSAETAIFVTSGHGKYDIARTVVTTGLCSVLVTDEETARALLEEK; encoded by the coding sequence ATGACGATCACTCTCGACGACGAGCTGCTCGCCGTGCGTGTCGCGGAGCTCTACTACGACGACAACAAGACACAGGACGAGATCGGCGGCCTGCTGCGCATCTCGCGCTGGAAGGTCGGTCGTCTGCTGGCTCAGGCGCGCGAGGCGGGGATCGTTCGGATCGAGATCGTGCACCCGCGTGCTCGCAGGCTCGGCGTCGAGCGAGAGCTCCGCCAGCGATTCGGGCTCGCGGACGCGGTCGTCGTCCCCTCTTCGGGGGAAGGCGAGGATTCGCTGGAGCGCGTCGCACAGGCTGCGGCGGACCTGCTGGCCGCGCTCCGACCCGTGCCTCGCACGCTCGCGGTCAGCTGGGGACGCACGCTCACCGCGACCGCAGAGCGGCTGCCCGAGCGATGGGCGCACGGCGTCACGGTCGTACAGATGAATGGCGGCGTCAGTGTGAATCGCCGTCCCGGCGGGGCGGCCTCCCTCGCGGCGACGATCGCCCAGCGTGGCAACGGTCAGGTCGCGCTGCTGCCCAGCCCCGCGATCCTGGAGCGTCTGGAGACCAAGCAGGCGATCGAAAGCGATCGCACGGTGGCGGGAGTCCTTGAGCAGGCCGCATCCGCGGACGCCTTCCTCTTCACGGCGGGTGCGTGCGACCGTCATTCTGCGCATGTCGAGAACGGCTACCTGAGTGTCGACGACATCCTCGAACTCGCCCAGCGCGGTGCGGTCGGCGACGTTCTCGGCCGCTACATCGACGCGGACGGCCATATCGTCGCTCCTGAGCTGGATGCGCGCACGGTCGGCCTGGGGCTCGACCGCCTGCGTTCCGCGGAGACCGCCATTTTCGTGACGTCCGGTCACGGCAAATACGACATCGCCCGCACCGTCGTGACGACGGGGCTGTGCAGCGTACTCGTGACCGACGAAGAAACCGCTCGAGCACTCTTGGAGGAGAAGTGA
- a CDS encoding ATP-dependent Clp protease proteolytic subunit produces MHTPTFRSAGNLPSSRYVLPQFEERTAYGFKRQDPYNKLFEDRVIFLGVQVDDASADDVMAQLLVLESQDSERDITMYINSPGGSFTAMTAIYDTMQYVAPQIQTVVLGQAASAASVLLAAGAPGKRLALPNARVLMHQPAMGEAGHGQASDIEIQAAEILRMRTWLEETMARHTGKSVEQVNRDIDRDKILSAAEALEYGIVDQVLTSRKRTPLS; encoded by the coding sequence ATGCACACCCCCACCTTCCGCTCAGCCGGCAACCTGCCGTCCAGCCGATACGTTCTTCCGCAGTTCGAAGAGCGCACCGCCTATGGCTTCAAGCGCCAGGACCCGTACAACAAGCTGTTCGAAGACCGTGTGATCTTCCTCGGCGTGCAGGTCGACGACGCCTCAGCCGACGATGTGATGGCTCAGCTCCTGGTTCTGGAGAGCCAGGATTCCGAGCGCGACATCACGATGTACATCAACTCGCCGGGTGGCTCGTTCACGGCGATGACCGCGATCTACGACACCATGCAGTACGTGGCGCCGCAGATCCAGACGGTCGTTCTCGGTCAGGCGGCGTCGGCGGCATCCGTGCTGCTCGCCGCCGGAGCGCCGGGCAAGCGCCTCGCCCTGCCCAACGCACGTGTGCTCATGCACCAGCCGGCGATGGGTGAAGCAGGCCACGGTCAGGCATCCGACATCGAGATCCAGGCCGCGGAGATCCTCCGCATGCGCACCTGGCTCGAAGAGACGATGGCCCGCCACACGGGCAAGTCCGTCGAGCAGGTCAACCGCGACATCGATCGCGACAAGATCCTCTCGGCGGCGGAGGCCCTGGAGTACGGCATCGTCGACCAGGTGCTGACCAGCCGCAAGCGCACGCCGCTCTCCTGA
- a CDS encoding ATP-dependent Clp protease proteolytic subunit, producing the protein MAAEPLVATSVFDRLLKDRIIWLGSEVRDENANEICAKILLLAAEDSERDIYLYINSPGGSITAGMAIYDTMQFVPNDIVTVGIGMAASMGQLLLTAGTKGKRYITPNARVLLHQPHGGFGGTSSDIQTQAQLIISMKNRLAEITAAQTGKSVEQINADGDRDRWFTAEEALEYGFVDHIRESATDVIGGGGTDQDAK; encoded by the coding sequence ATGGCTGCAGAACCCCTCGTCGCGACGAGCGTCTTCGACAGGCTGCTGAAAGATCGCATCATCTGGCTCGGCTCAGAGGTGCGAGACGAGAACGCAAACGAGATCTGCGCGAAGATCCTTCTTCTCGCCGCAGAAGACTCCGAGCGTGACATCTACCTCTACATCAACTCGCCCGGCGGGTCGATCACGGCGGGCATGGCGATCTATGACACCATGCAGTTCGTCCCGAACGACATCGTCACCGTCGGCATCGGCATGGCGGCCTCGATGGGCCAGCTGCTGCTGACCGCGGGCACCAAGGGCAAGCGCTACATCACGCCGAACGCCCGCGTGCTGCTGCACCAGCCGCACGGCGGTTTCGGCGGTACGTCCAGCGACATCCAGACGCAGGCGCAGCTCATCATCTCGATGAAGAACCGCCTCGCCGAGATCACGGCAGCGCAGACCGGCAAGTCCGTCGAGCAGATCAACGCCGATGGTGACCGCGACCGCTGGTTCACCGCTGAGGAGGCGCTGGAGTACGGCTTCGTGGACCACATCCGCGAGTCGGCCACCGACGTCATCGGCGGCGGCGGCACCGACCAGGACGCCAAGTAG
- a CDS encoding RNA polymerase-binding protein RbpA: MATGGNAIRGTRVGSGPMGEQDHGYHADRIAVSYWDGLGNETVRYFAAGLPEEEIPEVIDHPQTGLPAGRDKENPPEIAKAEPYKTHLAYVKERRTDDEAVQLLEDALTQLRERRGQI, from the coding sequence ATGGCTACCGGAGGAAACGCTATTCGCGGTACCCGTGTGGGTTCTGGTCCCATGGGCGAGCAGGATCACGGCTACCACGCAGACCGCATCGCGGTGTCGTATTGGGACGGCCTCGGCAACGAGACCGTTCGCTACTTCGCCGCGGGCCTCCCGGAGGAGGAGATCCCCGAGGTCATCGATCACCCCCAGACCGGCCTGCCGGCAGGGCGTGACAAGGAGAACCCGCCGGAGATCGCGAAGGCCGAGCCGTACAAGACGCACCTCGCCTACGTGAAGGAACGTCGCACCGACGATGAGGCTGTACAGCTGCTCGAAGACGCGCTGACGCAGCTGCGTGAGCGTCGCGGACAGATCTGA